The following DNA comes from Pleuronectes platessa chromosome 9, fPlePla1.1, whole genome shotgun sequence.
TGGTTAACGCAACAGCGGGTCTGATTAAAGCCCAGAGCAGAGATCGTGTTAAAATGAGGGTTGATGACTGATCcgtacaaaaacaacattttcatgtGATCTCTATCGAGAGGTCCATGGATGCCTCACTGTTTGTTCACCTCTGAAtaaaaatggaggaaaaaaacaagctATGAAGCCCCTATTGGTCAATTCAGCCATTATTCCACTAGGTTCGTCAGCTACAGGCACATTTTTACATAacagttatataaatatattgactGATCCGTGTATTCTCACAAGATCACAGTAAAGGTCAAGGTAGAAAACGTGATCACACTATGGATGTATTATTTCCACTGCTGCCCCTGATGTATGTAAACACTGGTTATACTGGTAATGTAGCGTTAGCTGTAACAATTAGCAATTCATCTAGGTTGACATTAGCGTGAAAGCAAAGCAAACACACGATAAATGACTCGTTCAACCACAGAGTTATTCAGTCTTCATACGTGTTGTGCTAGGAAAAAGGACATGGACTAGATTAAATGTCGTTATCGAGAACTACCTCGACAGCTCGACGTTAGCAGACTAGCAAACTCCTCGGTGTTTTACTGATACTATTCTGCGGCGTTAGCATTAGCTTCGCTAGCTAGAGCTGGCTAACTATGAGTTTATCTACTTGCTGAAAACCAGTTTTCAGTAAATGCTATAGAGACGAGATAAAGCTCAATCGTTTATGGCCCTTTTAGAAAACCTGTATTGAGCATCTAGTAAACTCAAGAATCTGAccatatgatttaaaaaacaaacaggcaaaAATAGCTctgttatgtaaacaaaaaaatatggGGCACTGAGTTCGCCGCTCTAGGAAATGCACCGCATCTCTAAGCTAGGCCGCGGTTTTTAAACGCaacttagcttagcttagctagCGTCCCAATCCACTGAGACTGCGACATCACATACCTCTCGCTTTCAGTTTTATTACTGGACTGCTCGTTGACAGGCATCTCGGTTAAgtgtctctctttttctctaacaaaacaATGGCTATTCAAAATCGTCTGAAGGTTAGATTTAACCATCCGGCCAGCGTCCGCTCCAGATACTCGCTCTGCCCTCTCCTCGTCTCCGACTGTGGGCGAGCGGGTCCGCGGGCTGAGGTACTCATCATGGGAGGGACGCGTCCGTCCTGACGGGTCCTGACGCGCTGCTGTCACCGGAGCCGCAGCGAGTCAGGATCCAGCACAGGTACAAAGGACTAATATCAACACTGTGTACTTCTGTGCACGTctaaaaactgtgtgtgtgatagatatTCAATAGATCTTTATACATGCACATGCCCAAAGCACACAAATAAGACTATTAAGTATTTATACACactcatatatatacacacatataagcTTGGACAAAAAATACACTGAAAATAGGATCAAAATCTAAAAAACTGCACCACCCCTCTTATTATAACTGATGTATGCAGTATTTTACTGTTGTAGCTTCTGGACGTGGTGCTTGTCATTCTCTCAGATAATCATAATATTTTGTCATTGTAAATTAGTATCTGGAGCTTCAATAACAGTCAATATACTAAGATCTGGTGCAGTACCTGAAAGATACCTGACATATGTGTCTATTTACTGAACTTGGTTACTTTCTAGCCACATGTACAACTAGAAGGGGACTCAGTAGAGTATGGCACACACACCATCCCTAATGCCAAACACTCctctcatgaaaccacatttaaattcaatcgaTCTGGATCTTcatttagatctgcaccaaattgcacacactcctaaatatcagtcccctcaaTCTGCCTGATCCATAAATGATTACCAAGGAAATCATaaactccttggtggaggtaaatatACTCTACTAAGTTTTAAAAGTGTAAATAATTTCTTTTCTACTTTCTCAACGGGCGAGTTTAACAGTAAATTAGTCACAGGTTGAATTTCCTCCTGGCATCTGATATTTCTTTGTGTCAGATACTGTTCTAAGACTTCAGTATCAACAGTATCAGCGCAAACCACCAAtgtaattttccttttttcaacaACCCTCATCTGTGCCTGTCAATCAAGGAGCGGGGAACATGGTTCAGGGTTTGTATAAGGCAGAGTCCGGTGCCTGCAGCTCAGAAATCACCGTCAACACGACCAGGACTTCACTTCAGGAGTGAGACACAACCGAACGGGCCAATCAGgtacatttgtttttccctcTGTAGAAGTTTATAAATAATCAAACCCTCAAATGTTGTTTGCCTCGTTCAACTGGCTGCAGGGGGCCTATTTTAAGCTGCCGTATGTGAGTCTATGACACAGAGTGCAGCTAAAAAGACTGTGCACGTTGCAGTGCAGGTGCATGAACAAGAAAAGCTGTGATTTTGAATTATCCGTAAGCAgttctccatcttcatttacagttttattttggaTGCAATTCCTAAACCTTAACCTAAAGGAGTGAGTTGGATCatttgaaaacaacacaagtaAGAAATGAGTCAActtcaaaaaaacaaactgaattttACAGCAACTCGTGTACATGGATCTGACTTGTTTGGCTTTTTTATAAAGTGTCTTATGAGCGGATTCTGTCCATCGAAAATCTGAGTGATGTTCCAAATCCATGGAAAGGACTCACTATGAACCGCTGCTTAGTGTTGGCCCTGGTCGTACTGCTGGTGACCTCAGGTGTGAGTGAGGTGCACGGTGAGTACTCTTATCAACAATACACTGCATGCATGGTGATCTATGTACTGCATTGCCTTCTTTTCcttaagtgttttattttagcATTTTCAATTCTACACTTATTGACTGCTAGCTTCTGTGTATCCTAAATTAATTCTCTTCAGTgtcctctgttttattttgggtTGTAGATGCTTTGGACTCTTTTGTTGAGGACACAGGAATTCGGTCTTTCATTGAAAGTCTGCAGGATGGTTCAATACCTCAGGTACTGTCCCCACTGTTATTATTCATTGTCTCTCAAAGTCCCACTTGTTCTGTTCAGTCATAGCAATGCTTGGATTGAGGAGCTTTCGTTTACTCATTCAGAGCAGTAAACACAGAATATGCCCTCATTTATGTTTCTATATGCAGTTTGaggataatatatatatatatatatatattaaataatagtATTACTAGAATtctgaaatatgaaataatttgGCTCATCAGGTCAGTAGATATGTATGTAGCGAAAAAGCaaaaatggtttaaaaactATTCACTCACTAATGCTAACGTCCAGATTAATTTATGCATTTTTGTATTGGTATAAAACAGAGGCCTTCAACAGGGGGTctgcgacccctagggggtccgcggaggtactgcagggggggtcGCGAATTCTTTGgttgattaaacatttttttttttaaataattttgtatttattttcgaccaatttttcccccaaaaatttaaatgtctttaaatacacattaacatgcatccgacatattgtgaggctgatatgaccctttGCCTGACAACATCCAttcgtccaaggttagataagttgtttGCTAcacatcagggtccgacatatcactaatgtgggagtatgtgtggcatccacagatggcttgaggattcactgtctcttctacatgtgtttcaaataaaaaaatgaatctgtgaattactttaataactCAGTggtgtatgcaagatgtatgtttataaatggcagtggcatggccaccctgtacccctgcacatgtttaaattaaaaacatgaacatatgaACCCGTGTAATATTTGAACAGCTTAGTactgaatgcacaataacagggtagctatgcttatacatggcactaggcccagtttaatataaatcacaattgtatacaatatatatatagtagggggtccccgCTCCATctttccaccagtttgggggtccttggcctgaaaaacgttgacgACCCCTGGTATAAACAAAGAACGGCCAGTACTTTACTGccattttttaaactttttatatGCTTGCATGAATTATTTTACCCGGCTGATAAAAGTGCAGACTGATTGTACCATGTGAGCATCAGACTGAACAATGTGAAACATGAAATACTGTCTTtacttgcccaaggacacttcagttTTGCTAGGGTTCGAgctgccaaccttctggttggagccACAGCCACCTACCCCTCGGCCACAGCAGCCCCCATATCATGTGTGTTATCTGCTGCTGTATTCCTCCAGATCAATCTATGGGACAGTGTCATGTGGTGGTGGGGTTCAGAAGAAGTGGGAGcgataagaagaagaaagaagccgATCGGCAACAAAGCCATCCTGAAACCCAAAACGAAAGAATAAAGGATGTCGAGCTGCTGAAAGAAGAGACCACAGTCTTATACTttgaatttaataataaaaaactgttacATTTAAATATCGTTGTATGTTAGACAATAAAAGATTTTATTCagaaatatttatcatattaaATCAGTATTTCTACACCCTTTTTGAATAATACTACATATTTTCAAAGATGATGGCAATATTCATTAAAAGACTCAATATCCATTTTaattagataaaatgtcttcttATTATGCAGAGAACTTCTCAGATGGATGAACAAACAGTGATGATAATACTGATACATGAATTATAACAtcaaatatcttttaaaatgtatatttttgttttcaatacATTTGTGAATGAGGGGAACATTTTGTTGTGTGCATTTACTCCAACGTACGAAGAAGACCTCACTGAATAAATATGTgtctattaatattattattattattattattattaatagtgCGCATGACAAAACACTTGCTCCATCTAACAGGCTACAGTGACGATGAAACAAGTGAAATCTCTCCGGTGTCTTGAACACGGCTTCAGCGGCATCCACACTCCCTCGCCACAACATCTGGTTTAATGGAGAGATAAGTGCCGTGTTCATTCAGGTCCACCACCTCCAGGGCCTCGTAGGCCACGGGCACGCAGCACGGGGCGCGCTCCTCCACGTTCCCGCTCTCGATGTGGGAGTTGAGCAGCACGGCGTGGTTGTTGGTGTTCAACATGGGGAACGCGCACGAGCCTCTGCAGTTGTTGATGACGGCCGTGTTGGGCCCCATGAGATGCTTCTCGAGGGAGACGGTGAGACTCCTCAGGCTGCAGACGTTGCCCCTCGCCGGGTTAGTGGAGCCGGCTCTGGGGGTCCGCTGTCCTACCTGCAGCTCGTGGGAACGGGCCACCGTCTGCAGGGCCTTCAGGAGAAGAAAGGCGCGGTACTGGTTCTCTCCTGGTACATGCAGAGGAAGAAAACGGTCAAATGAGTGCATCCAACAGGATTTGGAGGCGATGCCTGACACTGCTAAAGACAATAAGACACTACATCACCTGCTCCTGGTTCTGTCTTTGGTAAAGCACTGAGTTCTTTGAGCCTCCCCAGCCTCTCTTTGGCCCTGCTACCCACCTCCTGTCCCCCTATCACCTCCGTTATCTGCATCCCAatctgctccaccctctgcctGAGCTCCTCCaacagagaaggagacagagccAACTGTCCGTGATGCACCTGAAGCATGGAGCCCCATcgagagaaggagaagacggTGGTGGACGAGGAGTTGATCAGCCCCGCCAGCAGGGTCTCGCTGGAGGACAAGCCCAGCGACAGGTAGTGCAGGGACTGGAGCGAGCCCAGCTGGAGCTGAGGGGACTCAGGGCGGTTCTGAGGCAGGACCTCACACAGGAAGCGCCTCAGCTCACACAGGAAGGAGAAGGTCTGTGACGAGGACGGGGTCGATCCTGAAACACGACTACATCGTAGCAGATAAAACAGAAGTTCATGAGGCACCGCCCTGACGTCACTGTGGTAAAAACTTTGACATGGAACACGAAAAGCTCAAACAACCTTGTCTCAGTTCCCCCAGAGAAAAGCAGAAGTGGAGTTATGTTGGTACTGCTTCCTGATTTCTCACCAATGAGGATGTTTTTAAGGTTCTGCTCTGCAAGAGTGAGTGAGTAAATGTGAAGAGAGTTCAGGTGAAAcgagaaaaggagaaaacacaagGAACTGGGATCGTACTCAGATCAGGGGATTTGGCCTCAACAGAAATCCTCCATTTCTGACCAGAGCTGGCGTCTGATGCGTTTCCTGTCAACAGTGTGTACTCGGTTTCTGCTGAAATGCACACAGACTGGAAACCAAAAGAGAAACATTTGGGGTTGGAAATATTTGCAAGCGCTGCTCATCCACAACATCATCTGCCATATTCTGCACTGCAAAATTAGTACTACACCTAAAACCATCCACACAGAACAGAAGGTGGACTTTGTGCATTATTCCCAGCAGACCTTTTCTTACCTGCGTGTGAGGCTGCAAAGACGGACTAGAGAAGGTCACTTCCAGGTCTTCACCTTTAGGTGGACTTTGAAACACCAGGAGCAGCACGTGGCTCAGCCTGAGCAGAGGAGACTgagggaggtcaaaggtcaactccagggctcctctgtcctcttcctcagtcACGAGCACTGATGGAGAAAACATGCATGACCtgagacttaaaaaaaacaaaaaacatttcaactaAAATGATGACCCCTCACCTCCAGTTGGATGCAAAACCTCTAATCCTCTTCTCTGGTTTCTGCTCGTT
Coding sequences within:
- the amh gene encoding muellerian-inhibiting factor, producing MFSPSVLVTEEEDRGALELTFDLPQSPLLRLSHVLLLVFQSPPKGEDLEVTFSSPSLQPHTQSVCISAETEYTLLTGNASDASSGQKWRISVEAKSPDLKQNLKNILIGEKSGSSTNITPLLLFSGGTETSRVSGSTPSSSQTFSFLCELRRFLCEVLPQNRPESPQLQLGSLQSLHYLSLGLSSSETLLAGLINSSSTTVFSFSRWGSMLQVHHGQLALSPSLLEELRQRVEQIGMQITEVIGGQEVGSRAKERLGRLKELSALPKTEPGAGENQYRAFLLLKALQTVARSHELQVGQRTPRAGSTNPARGNVCSLRSLTVSLEKHLMGPNTAVINNCRGSCAFPMLNTNNHAVLLNSHIESGNVEERAPCCVPVAYEALEVVDLNEHGTYLSIKPDVVARECGCR